The proteins below are encoded in one region of Qipengyuania sp. HL-TH1:
- a CDS encoding OmpA family protein, with product MRKFVIGMAMASTALASPALAKDDSWYIGAEFGSMLVEDADFDINDTAEAHEVSHDFGFDGGGYVGYDFGGFRLEAEVSYRQADVDGITVGTPGLTYGPGSVAPAGFYDVSGDVNALSFMLNGLLDFGPDDGLQGYVGGGVGVARTSYEVTPYSNLASSIDDSDSGLAWQVLAGVRAPLTDNVDVGLRYRYFNAESVELVDLGGNSLEDTFTSHSLMGTLSYNFGEPAAPPPPPPPPPPPPPPPPPPPPPPAPVCETGPYIVFFNWDKSDITPEAATILDNAVSAYANCGTAAVMLAGHTDRSGSTTYNMGLAERRNASVRGYLSSRGIPDTRITSEAFGESQPRVPTADGVRELQNRRVEITYGPGSGM from the coding sequence ATGCGGAAATTCGTCATAGGAATGGCGATGGCCTCTACGGCCCTTGCATCGCCTGCCCTGGCAAAAGACGACAGCTGGTATATCGGCGCCGAATTCGGCTCGATGCTTGTCGAAGATGCCGATTTCGACATCAATGATACGGCCGAAGCGCACGAAGTCAGCCATGACTTCGGCTTCGACGGCGGCGGCTACGTCGGCTACGACTTCGGCGGTTTCCGTCTGGAAGCCGAAGTCAGCTATCGCCAAGCCGATGTCGATGGCATCACAGTCGGTACGCCTGGCCTGACCTACGGTCCTGGCTCGGTTGCTCCAGCAGGCTTCTACGATGTTAGCGGTGACGTTAACGCGCTTTCGTTCATGCTCAACGGCCTGCTGGACTTCGGTCCTGACGACGGCCTGCAGGGCTATGTCGGTGGCGGTGTCGGCGTTGCTCGTACCAGCTACGAAGTGACCCCCTACTCCAACCTAGCATCGTCGATCGACGATTCGGACAGTGGTCTTGCTTGGCAGGTTCTCGCTGGCGTGCGCGCTCCGCTGACCGACAATGTCGACGTTGGCCTGCGCTATCGTTACTTCAACGCGGAAAGCGTGGAACTGGTCGATCTGGGCGGTAACTCGCTGGAAGACACTTTCACCAGCCACTCGCTGATGGGTACGTTGTCCTACAACTTCGGTGAGCCGGCTGCTCCGCCGCCGCCTCCGCCCCCGCCGCCGCCGCCGCCTCCCCCGCCGCCTCCGCCCCCGCCGCCGCCGGCGCCGGTTTGCGAGACGGGTCCGTACATTGTCTTCTTCAACTGGGACAAATCGGACATCACTCCGGAAGCAGCGACGATCCTCGACAACGCGGTTTCGGCCTACGCCAACTGCGGCACTGCCGCAGTCATGCTGGCTGGTCACACCGACCGTTCGGGTTCGACGACCTACAACATGGGTCTCGCCGAGCGTCGTAACGCTTCGGTCCGCGGTTACCTGAGCTCGCGCGGTATTCCGGATACCCGGATCACCAGCGAAGCCTTCGGTGAATCGCAGCCGCGCGTTCCGACTGCCGACGGTGTTCGCGAACTGCAGAACCGTCGCGTCGAAATCACTTACGGTCCGGGTTCGGGCATGTAA
- a CDS encoding DUF2793 domain-containing protein, producing MTEPVAFDTTTPRQALPMLVAGQAQKEFFVNEAFARIDALLHPVVEGVASTPPASPAPGESWVIADPASDEWAGHAHALASWDGAQWTFCAPTEGMQVFDRTLGARRAFLGSWQSPTRPAQPTGGTVIDTEARAAVTAIIGMLATLGVIPPE from the coding sequence ATGACCGAGCCCGTTGCCTTCGACACCACGACTCCGCGCCAGGCGCTCCCCATGTTGGTGGCGGGGCAGGCGCAGAAAGAATTTTTCGTCAACGAAGCTTTCGCGCGGATCGATGCACTGCTCCATCCCGTCGTCGAGGGCGTGGCCAGCACACCACCGGCATCCCCCGCGCCTGGAGAGAGCTGGGTCATCGCCGATCCGGCCAGTGACGAATGGGCAGGCCATGCCCATGCATTGGCCAGCTGGGACGGCGCACAATGGACCTTTTGCGCCCCTACCGAGGGCATGCAGGTCTTCGACCGCACGCTCGGAGCGCGCCGGGCCTTTCTTGGATCATGGCAGTCTCCGACGCGGCCCGCCCAACCCACGGGCGGGACCGTAATTGACACCGAGGCACGCGCAGCGGTCACCGCCATTATCGGCATGCTTGCAACACTTGGGGTTATTCCGCCAGAATGA
- a CDS encoding phage tail protein → MATLVLGAIGTLVGGPLGGAIGATLGHGLDSMIIGSPRREGPRLKELAVSTSSYGRPIPALYGKVRAPGTIIWATDLKEQRERSGGGKGKPKTTTYSYSISLAVALSSRPIDRIGRIWADGNLLRGRGGDLKTGGTLRTYTGHGDQRPDPLMAADVGPQCPAHRGCAYVVFEDLALEDFGNRIPALSFEVFAGTAAHMVREIAGRHGMESRQAAFPALEGFVHEGGTPAAVLTLVDRLRPLAAISRGGQVRLDGIAAPEGEIPTLPPAIAWEGGDFGQEDGTALARSSPAGSRLTALRYYDPSRDYQPGLQRAGGTEPGAASQVLEFPGSLSASHAQSLLVQAASREQQRGETLSWRMSEIDPELGPGSIVRAPGLSGLWQISGWEWREGGVELELIRHVLPNGANRTADAGTAWAPRDRLAVGTSLRVFELPWDGSGASGSIQRFAAVGAPTGRWSGAALYELAGNALVPLTESGPVRAVSGSLVVSLGASPSLRFEGSASIRVALEDREAELEPATPNAIARGDNRLLVGSEIVQFAQAQPVGDGVWELTGLLRGRGGTEIEALAGHMPGTLVTLLDDRLVELPAPLALGEGSELAAIGSADPDPVVAPLENGGRTRRPLFPVQPRVHATPEGGLILSWTRRARGGWSWLDEVEQPLVEQAEAYEVGLGDPDKPQRLWATPAPHLHLAPAEIAVLSSLHPGQSLWVRQKGSFALSAPLHLTPIPASS, encoded by the coding sequence ATGGCAACGCTAGTACTCGGAGCGATCGGCACGCTGGTCGGCGGACCGCTGGGCGGTGCGATCGGCGCCACGCTTGGCCACGGGCTCGATTCGATGATCATCGGTTCGCCACGCCGCGAAGGCCCGCGGCTGAAAGAGCTCGCCGTCAGTACCTCGAGCTACGGCCGGCCGATCCCCGCGCTTTACGGCAAGGTGCGCGCGCCCGGCACGATCATCTGGGCGACCGATCTCAAGGAGCAGCGTGAACGCAGCGGCGGCGGCAAGGGCAAGCCGAAGACGACGACCTACAGCTATTCGATTTCGCTCGCCGTGGCGCTATCGAGCCGTCCGATCGACCGGATCGGGCGGATCTGGGCCGATGGCAATTTGCTGCGCGGTCGCGGAGGCGATCTCAAGACCGGCGGCACGCTGCGCACCTATACCGGGCATGGAGACCAGCGGCCCGATCCGCTGATGGCCGCTGATGTCGGCCCGCAATGCCCCGCCCATCGCGGCTGTGCCTATGTGGTGTTCGAGGATCTCGCGCTCGAGGATTTCGGCAACCGCATCCCCGCGCTCAGCTTCGAAGTTTTTGCGGGCACCGCCGCGCATATGGTCAGGGAAATCGCCGGGCGGCATGGCATGGAGAGCCGGCAAGCGGCCTTTCCCGCGCTCGAGGGCTTCGTGCACGAGGGCGGCACTCCGGCTGCGGTGCTGACGCTGGTCGACCGGCTCAGACCGCTCGCAGCGATTTCGCGCGGCGGGCAGGTCCGCCTTGATGGTATCGCGGCACCCGAAGGCGAAATTCCGACGCTGCCGCCGGCAATCGCATGGGAGGGAGGCGATTTCGGCCAGGAGGACGGCACCGCGCTCGCGCGCAGCTCGCCAGCTGGAAGCAGACTGACGGCCTTGCGCTATTACGATCCCTCGCGTGACTATCAGCCCGGGCTGCAGCGGGCAGGTGGGACGGAGCCGGGAGCGGCAAGCCAAGTGCTCGAGTTTCCGGGCAGCCTGTCGGCAAGCCATGCGCAGTCGCTGCTCGTCCAAGCCGCCAGCCGCGAGCAACAGCGCGGTGAAACACTCTCCTGGCGGATGAGCGAAATCGATCCCGAGCTTGGCCCGGGCAGCATCGTACGCGCTCCCGGCCTTTCGGGCCTGTGGCAGATATCCGGTTGGGAATGGCGCGAAGGCGGGGTCGAGCTCGAGCTGATTCGCCATGTCCTTCCGAACGGAGCCAACCGCACGGCCGATGCCGGGACGGCATGGGCGCCGCGTGACCGGCTTGCGGTCGGCACCAGCCTGCGCGTGTTCGAACTTCCCTGGGACGGTAGCGGGGCGAGCGGATCGATCCAGCGGTTCGCCGCGGTCGGCGCGCCGACCGGGCGCTGGTCCGGCGCCGCGCTGTATGAGCTTGCGGGCAATGCGCTCGTCCCGCTGACGGAGAGCGGCCCCGTTCGCGCCGTGAGCGGAAGCTTGGTCGTATCACTTGGGGCCAGCCCGAGTTTGCGGTTCGAGGGCTCGGCATCGATACGGGTCGCGCTGGAGGATCGCGAGGCCGAACTCGAACCTGCCACGCCCAACGCTATCGCGCGCGGAGACAACCGCCTGCTGGTAGGGAGCGAGATCGTCCAGTTCGCGCAAGCCCAACCTGTCGGCGATGGCGTCTGGGAGCTTACCGGATTGCTGCGCGGCCGCGGCGGTACCGAGATCGAGGCTTTGGCGGGGCATATGCCCGGCACGCTGGTCACGCTGCTCGATGATCGTCTGGTCGAACTGCCTGCCCCGCTCGCCCTGGGCGAAGGGAGCGAACTGGCCGCCATCGGATCCGCCGATCCCGATCCGGTGGTCGCGCCGCTCGAGAACGGGGGCAGGACCCGGCGTCCCCTGTTCCCGGTCCAACCACGAGTGCATGCGACGCCGGAAGGTGGCCTGATCCTCAGTTGGACTCGCCGTGCGCGCGGCGGCTGGAGCTGGCTCGACGAAGTCGAGCAACCGCTTGTCGAACAGGCGGAAGCCTATGAGGTAGGGCTCGGCGATCCGGACAAGCCGCAAAGGCTCTGGGCAACCCCTGCGCCGCACCTGCACCTGGCGCCCGCAGAGATCGCCGTGCTTTCTTCGCTCCATCCCGGACAGTCATTGTGGGTCCGGCAAAAGGGCAGCTTCGCGCTCTCGGCCCCGCTCCATCTCACCCCCATTCCCGCATCCAGCTGA
- a CDS encoding NlpC/P60 family protein codes for MSARGADLASAAQALVGVPFRLHGREPATGLDCLGLVGRALEDCGRSVRYPQGYRLRNTDIAPWLGFAARNGLRSCADPVRRGDVLLMQPGPAQHHLLIALGDTRFVHAHAGLRRVVIQHFPSPQPPLAQWRLDPDPEQIWQR; via the coding sequence GTGAGCGCGCGTGGCGCCGATCTTGCCAGTGCCGCCCAGGCACTGGTGGGAGTACCGTTCCGGCTACACGGGCGCGAGCCTGCGACGGGGCTCGATTGCCTCGGACTTGTCGGGCGGGCGCTGGAGGATTGCGGAAGGAGCGTGCGCTATCCGCAAGGTTACCGGCTTCGCAACACCGATATCGCGCCGTGGCTGGGCTTCGCCGCGCGCAATGGTTTGCGCAGCTGTGCCGACCCCGTCCGGCGGGGCGATGTCCTGCTGATGCAGCCCGGACCCGCGCAGCACCACCTGCTGATCGCGCTCGGCGACACGCGCTTCGTCCATGCGCATGCCGGGCTGCGGCGCGTCGTCATCCAGCATTTCCCATCCCCTCAGCCGCCGCTGGCGCAGTGGCGGCTCGATCCCGATCCGGAGCAGATATGGCAACGCTAG
- a CDS encoding DUF2163 domain-containing protein, whose protein sequence is MSRIFFANELETAATWWRIYRRDGVTLGFTTHDRDLWFGGIRHCAAPGMLPSAIRRTAGFEDDPGDVAGALSHASVRAEDLASERFDGARVESGIVDWETCASATLYVGSIASVRREGAGFKAELVSAKARLAGDTIPLSSPSCRAHFCGPGCGLNPVAFETRVRVVAGDADTNSLRVDLAETWPYRYGELRWLDGPATGLSAQIIDAVGDTLTLAERIEPELPVGLRVRLREGCDRTIATCTSRFGNAVNFRGEPFLPGNDMLAQYPVAR, encoded by the coding sequence ATGAGCAGGATATTTTTCGCCAATGAGCTCGAAACCGCCGCGACCTGGTGGCGCATCTATCGCCGCGACGGGGTAACGCTGGGTTTTACCACGCATGATCGCGATCTGTGGTTTGGCGGCATCCGCCACTGCGCCGCGCCGGGCATGCTGCCCTCGGCCATCCGCCGCACCGCCGGCTTCGAGGACGATCCCGGCGATGTCGCAGGCGCGCTCAGCCATGCTTCGGTGCGCGCAGAGGATCTTGCCAGCGAGCGCTTCGACGGCGCGCGCGTGGAAAGCGGGATCGTCGATTGGGAAACCTGCGCGAGCGCCACGCTCTACGTCGGCTCGATCGCGAGCGTGAGGCGCGAAGGCGCGGGTTTCAAGGCCGAGCTCGTCTCGGCCAAGGCGCGGTTGGCCGGGGATACGATCCCCCTCTCGAGCCCCTCGTGCCGGGCGCATTTCTGCGGGCCCGGCTGCGGCCTCAACCCGGTTGCCTTCGAAACTCGCGTACGGGTTGTCGCGGGCGATGCCGATACCAATTCGCTGCGCGTCGATCTGGCGGAGACGTGGCCCTATCGATACGGCGAACTGCGCTGGCTCGACGGACCCGCGACCGGTCTTTCGGCCCAGATTATCGACGCGGTGGGCGACACGCTAACGCTTGCCGAGCGCATCGAGCCGGAGCTGCCTGTGGGCCTGCGCGTCCGGCTGCGCGAGGGCTGCGACCGGACCATCGCCACCTGCACATCGCGTTTCGGCAATGCAGTCAACTTCCGCGGCGAACCCTTCCTCCCCGGCAATGACATGCTCGCGCAATATCCGGTCGCGCGGTGA
- a CDS encoding DUF2460 domain-containing protein: protein MSFWLARDRKGQHSDYIQRFDPRFWTINFPRPMMASVVTTAPDALRVDCTFFHEGELAGLIWESEDRLDHPLLAYETHRDYAHCVLRFRWRSGGVLALDVPHGPTLTIEGRDAAGQPRAWYVRLWNYASGAPSDAQIELPFSSLQSGYGLPGEAVHPADIDRMFISLVPQGYIEGSEAVLSAPIDGWAELTALSCEGENASLEIGDVLIPAHGEQIATAYDDSFNQTPARLLRNIEGLGYRGRIVHYVGMSHYFRLEPLGGAHYVSLAGGVLNAPCEAWHRAYAAAAREHGFDLIWSLSYELFDAHCWNDWKQRAPDGSPALTGWVPPSTLLSPAHGGAMAYLQQVARAFVTIAQDAALPVLFQIGEPWWWTVPATGAPCLYDASAKAALGGDPVTIASLRGPLDPAQVALLDAAGQVLADSTLALADAVRDAADGQAEILLLTFTPTVLDPATPEAWRANMPTGWRYPAFDRLQLEDYDWLTAGAEAARRRAHAFVDRHLAYPAAATDYFSGFVLAPEDSEEFWSLIDHALDEARARGVSQRFVWALPQVARDGYTRLPPGDDEMIPFDDVAYPLALGRDAAASPEFSTSVAVTASGYEHRNALWSDARMRYDVGPGIRSEAELGTLIAFFRARYGPARGFRLRDPFDFSSNAMTGIPAATDQLLGTGDGAASRFRLVKHYGAQQRPITRTERGSIRVAVEGVETADWTLEHGGWIVFDTAPPDGAAITAGFLFDVPVRFAEDRLDVSGLSFAAGEAPSVPLIEVREAA, encoded by the coding sequence ATGTCATTCTGGCTTGCCCGCGACCGCAAGGGGCAGCATTCCGACTATATTCAGCGCTTCGACCCGCGCTTCTGGACGATCAATTTCCCGCGCCCGATGATGGCCAGCGTGGTCACCACCGCGCCCGATGCGCTGCGCGTGGATTGCACATTCTTCCACGAAGGCGAACTGGCGGGACTGATCTGGGAGAGCGAAGACCGGCTCGACCATCCGCTGCTCGCCTATGAAACGCACCGCGATTACGCCCATTGCGTACTGCGCTTTCGCTGGCGCAGCGGCGGGGTGCTGGCGCTCGATGTGCCGCATGGACCGACGCTGACGATCGAAGGCCGCGATGCCGCAGGCCAGCCGCGGGCCTGGTATGTCCGCCTGTGGAACTATGCCAGCGGCGCACCCAGCGATGCGCAGATCGAATTGCCCTTTTCTTCGCTGCAATCGGGCTATGGCCTGCCCGGCGAGGCAGTTCATCCCGCCGATATCGACCGCATGTTCATCAGCCTTGTCCCGCAAGGCTATATCGAGGGCAGCGAGGCGGTGCTTTCCGCACCGATCGATGGCTGGGCGGAGCTGACCGCGCTCTCCTGCGAGGGAGAGAATGCCTCGCTCGAAATCGGCGATGTCCTGATCCCTGCGCATGGCGAGCAGATCGCCACCGCCTATGATGACAGCTTCAACCAGACGCCCGCGCGCCTGCTGCGCAATATCGAGGGCCTCGGCTATCGCGGGCGGATCGTCCACTATGTCGGGATGAGCCATTATTTCCGGCTCGAGCCGCTGGGCGGCGCGCATTACGTCAGCCTTGCCGGCGGTGTGCTCAACGCCCCTTGCGAGGCTTGGCACCGCGCCTATGCCGCCGCCGCGCGCGAGCACGGTTTCGACCTGATCTGGTCGCTATCCTACGAATTGTTCGATGCGCATTGCTGGAACGACTGGAAGCAGCGCGCGCCCGATGGATCGCCAGCCCTGACCGGCTGGGTGCCGCCTTCGACACTGCTGTCGCCCGCGCATGGCGGCGCGATGGCCTATCTGCAGCAGGTCGCGCGCGCCTTCGTCACCATCGCGCAGGACGCGGCATTGCCGGTGCTGTTCCAGATCGGCGAGCCATGGTGGTGGACCGTTCCCGCGACCGGTGCCCCCTGTCTCTACGACGCCAGCGCGAAGGCTGCGCTGGGGGGCGACCCGGTGACGATCGCGTCCTTGCGCGGCCCGCTCGACCCGGCGCAGGTCGCGCTGCTCGATGCGGCGGGACAAGTGCTGGCGGATTCGACGCTGGCACTGGCCGATGCGGTGCGCGACGCGGCGGACGGGCAGGCCGAGATTTTACTGCTGACCTTCACGCCGACCGTCCTCGATCCGGCCACCCCCGAGGCCTGGCGCGCCAATATGCCCACCGGCTGGCGATACCCCGCCTTCGACCGCCTGCAGCTGGAAGATTACGACTGGCTGACGGCAGGTGCCGAGGCCGCGCGGCGCCGGGCGCATGCCTTCGTCGACCGGCACCTGGCCTATCCGGCTGCTGCGACCGACTATTTCTCAGGTTTCGTGCTCGCCCCCGAAGATAGCGAGGAGTTCTGGTCGCTGATCGACCATGCGCTCGATGAGGCGCGAGCGCGCGGCGTGTCGCAGCGCTTCGTCTGGGCGCTGCCGCAGGTCGCGCGCGATGGTTACACCCGCCTGCCTCCCGGAGACGACGAGATGATCCCCTTCGACGATGTCGCCTATCCCCTTGCACTTGGCCGCGATGCCGCGGCGAGCCCGGAGTTTTCAACCTCGGTCGCAGTCACCGCATCGGGCTATGAGCATCGCAATGCGCTGTGGTCCGATGCGCGCATGCGCTACGATGTCGGCCCCGGTATCCGCTCCGAGGCAGAGCTGGGCACGCTGATCGCCTTCTTCCGCGCGCGCTACGGCCCGGCACGCGGGTTCCGGCTGCGCGATCCGTTCGATTTCAGCTCGAACGCGATGACCGGCATACCGGCTGCGACCGACCAATTGCTCGGCACTGGCGATGGCGCGGCCAGCCGCTTCCGCCTGGTCAAACACTATGGCGCGCAGCAACGCCCGATCACGCGCACTGAAAGGGGCAGCATCCGCGTCGCGGTCGAGGGTGTCGAAACCGCCGACTGGACCCTGGAGCACGGGGGCTGGATCGTCTTCGACACCGCCCCGCCCGATGGCGCAGCGATCACCGCGGGTTTCCTGTTCGATGTGCCGGTGCGCTTTGCCGAGGACCGGCTGGATGTCAGCGGCCTCTCCTTCGCCGCGGGAGAAGCGCCTTCGGTCCCGCTGATCGAAGTGCGCGAGGCCGCATGA
- a CDS encoding tail tape measure protein has protein sequence MDDEIDELIVAVRADTQGFAADMRAMRSEFDTTVLGGFERAGKVLERGLLSAIRQGSLGFDDLQRVAAGVLDQIAAQALRLGLDSLFGGSGGGDGLGNLVGGALGALFGLPGRATGGLVAPERPYLVGERGPELFVPASAGRVEASVPHGQARPDVRVAINLAAPRGTAVPVALQRSSRQVASAVRRALSV, from the coding sequence ATGGATGACGAAATCGACGAGCTGATCGTCGCAGTGCGCGCTGATACGCAGGGTTTTGCCGCCGACATGCGCGCGATGCGCAGCGAGTTCGACACCACTGTGCTGGGCGGGTTCGAACGCGCGGGCAAGGTACTCGAACGCGGGCTGCTTTCGGCAATCCGCCAAGGCAGTCTTGGCTTCGACGACCTGCAACGCGTCGCCGCCGGCGTGCTCGATCAGATCGCGGCGCAGGCGCTCCGCCTCGGGCTCGATTCGCTGTTCGGCGGAAGCGGCGGCGGCGACGGACTTGGCAATCTGGTCGGCGGGGCGCTGGGCGCCTTGTTCGGCCTGCCCGGCCGCGCCACCGGCGGGCTGGTCGCGCCCGAGCGGCCCTATCTCGTCGGCGAACGCGGCCCCGAACTGTTCGTCCCGGCCAGCGCCGGCCGGGTGGAAGCCAGCGTTCCACACGGCCAGGCCCGGCCCGACGTCCGCGTCGCGATCAACCTGGCCGCCCCGCGTGGCACTGCCGTCCCCGTCGCGCTCCAGCGCTCCTCGCGCCAGGTCGCGAGCGCGGTACGGCGCGCGCTCTCGGTCTAG
- a CDS encoding phage tail assembly chaperone, translating into MSTTFAAQAVRLAALAAAHMRWTPPVFWAATPSELAASLAPPLSADTSPTRAEIAALIERDAHG; encoded by the coding sequence ATGAGCACGACTTTCGCAGCGCAGGCCGTCCGGCTGGCAGCGCTGGCGGCGGCGCATATGCGCTGGACGCCGCCGGTGTTCTGGGCCGCGACGCCCTCCGAACTCGCCGCCAGCCTTGCCCCGCCCCTTTCCGCCGACACCTCTCCCACGCGCGCCGAAATCGCGGCGCTGATCGAACGAGATGCCCATGGATGA
- a CDS encoding gene transfer agent family protein, translated as MSNPVRGEATLTIAGEAHLLRPSFDALVRAEEELGSLFALVDRAGEGQLRLAEIAGLFWHCLADRGELTRAEVGQAVLDRGLAASAAPLRALLGEILKGSG; from the coding sequence ATGAGCAATCCGGTTCGCGGCGAAGCCACACTGACCATCGCCGGCGAGGCGCATTTGCTGCGCCCGAGCTTCGACGCGCTGGTGCGCGCGGAGGAGGAGCTGGGTTCGCTGTTCGCACTGGTCGACCGCGCGGGCGAAGGCCAGCTCCGGCTGGCCGAGATCGCCGGCCTGTTCTGGCATTGCCTTGCCGATCGCGGCGAGCTGACCCGCGCGGAGGTGGGGCAGGCGGTGCTCGACCGGGGCCTCGCCGCCTCGGCCGCGCCGCTGCGTGCGCTCCTCGGCGAAATCCTCAAAGGGTCGGGATGA